The Onychomys torridus chromosome 4, mOncTor1.1, whole genome shotgun sequence genome includes a window with the following:
- the LOC118582884 gene encoding olfactory receptor 50-like, with the protein MRSTRNQSSGSEFILLGLPIRPEDQGMYSALFLALYLITVLGNLLIILLIRLDSHLQTPMYFFLSHLAFTDISFSSVTSPKMLMNMLTHSQSISYAGCISQVYFFLFFADLDSFLLTSMAYDRYVAICHPLHYTRIMSQSVCILLVIASWFLSFAGALVHTILLAHLSFLRSNTLHHFFCDLSALIKLSSSDTSINELVILIVGSLVITVPFICILGSYGRIGATILRTPSIKGICKALSTCGSHLSVVSLYYGAIIGLYFVPSSNNTNDKDVIVALLYTMVTPMLNPFIYSLRNRDMKGALRNMLARATFSM; encoded by the coding sequence ATGAGAAGCACAAGGAATCAGAGTAGTGGATCTGAGTTCATCCTCCTGGGGCTCCCCATCCGGCCAGAGGACCAAGGGATGTACTCTGCCCTCTTCTTGGCCTTGTACCTGATAACAGTGCTGGGGAACCTGCTCATCATCCTGCTCATCAGGCTGGACTCTCACCTCCAaacccccatgtacttcttcctcagccACTTGGCCTTCACAGACATCTCTTTCTCATCAGTCACATCTCCAAAGATGCTCATGAATATGCTGACACACAGTCAGTCCATCTCATATGCTGGATGCATTTCCCAAgtgtattttttcctattttttgcAGATCTTGACAgctttcttctgacttctatggCCTATGACAGATATGTGGCCATCTGCCACCCTCTCCACTACACCAGAATCATGAGTCAGAGTGTCTGTATCTTACTAGTCATTGCATCCTGGTTCTTATCCTTTGCTGGTGCCCTTGTGCACACTATCCTCCTAGCTCATCTCTCTTTTTTAAGAAGTAACACTCTCCACCACTTCTTCTGTGATCTCTCTGCTTTAATTAAGTTGTCTAGCTCAGACACCTCCATCAATGAGCTGGTCATCCTCATTGTGGGATCACTAGTCATTACTGTGCCATTCATATGCATTCTGGGTTCTTATGGCCGCATTGGAGCCACCATCCTGAGAACTCCCTCCATCAAAGGAATCTGCAAAGCCTTATCCACATGTGGCTCTCACCTTTCTGTGGTTTCTCTCTATTATGGAGCCATTATTGGGCTATATTTTGTCCCCTCATCTAACAACACTAATGACAAAGATGTCATTGTGGCTCTGTTGTACACTATGGTCACACCTATGCTAAATCCCTTTATCTACAGTCTGAGGAATAGGGATATGAAAGGAGCTTTGAGGAATATGCTTGCAAGAGCAACTTTTTCCATGTAA